The genomic interval GTCTTCAACTGAAAAATAATGGACAGGACTGATGTTATAAAGATGACAACTAATCTGATTATGTGATCATAAAGAATACAATTAGAAGAAGAATTATGATAATGGTGgaataattttgtttctgaCCCACTTCGGAAATCAAATTATCTCACTGAATACTTTATGAAATAACAAACTGGCAGGCTGAAAGCTCCCCCTCTGactctggcacacacacactaattcaTCAAAGACTGTGGTCTGCATGACAAATGAGAAGGGATGGGAGAACTATAGAAGGGTATAACCTAATCCCCTTTTTTTCTaactgagctctctctctcacacttacACCAATGTATTCAAAACTGCCgtctgcaagaaaacggatgGGGAAACCACAAGGCTAACTAActaaccctttcttttttttaacccaagcttcccctcttctctctccctaTATACCCCCCCAGCAACTTCTCCCCTCAAAAGAAAGATCAGCCATACTACTTGACACCAACCTTCAGTGCCTTGGTGGCAAGGAGCTTGAGCACGACAGCCAAACCTCCTTCTCTAAACAATCTTTAAGTCAGATTAACACccaggaacatgcccctaatggtttttaCGATGAGGTGTTAAACaacattacagtgttctagatgagtGAACGTGTAGCCTAGACCTGTACGCATacagatatatatatgacaTCACAGTGTACACGTTTTGGAGAATTGGTCTATGTGAATGCTCACCCTTCTCCAATATTCCAAATACATACAGTCATCCATTTTGCTATACATTGTTTGCCTCCCAGCAAGACGTGTAGATCTTGGCAAatgcgtgacgtaaaaactagatttgatgacgttacccgtacacgtgctgaaaagttcCACATGGTTATCATGGTTACCTTGAGGCCAGTGGTAGACACTCCAGTCTTGAGATCAAACCTGTAGAAATGCGAGGGACAGGTGAGGAGGTAGGTGTCGTTGCCCATGTCTTCTATATCACCTTGGTCCAGTGGCCCACCTGTTGACATGCAAGAATTAAAATACATTTGGAGGAAGCATGATTCACAAGTCCCGCTCACAAGgggaaatttttttaaattttatatatatatatatattttttttttttatagagtgTCTGGTTCCCTGACCTACAGCCTTAAGTTTTTCCCCGAACCCTAGAACATGCCTAGGTTTAAAAAATacaactataaaaaaaaaattaaaaatttaaaaaaacggaAAACTTGAACAATGAAAAGTTTGATAAAATGACCAAACTGACTAACTTTGCTTTGTTACTAGAATCAATAATTCGTTGTAATGGCCTAATGCATGTAAAGGTTGACAAAAAATATAGTGgaaccctcattttaagactgacatgcagttttctcagactttctctttatcacctctgtaaatttacccccattttaagactcattTTTTTAAGTCCTCACTTTTGTTGTATTATTGGAGGTCTATAaagaccgcaacacggtggcctagtggtagggcgtccgcccagtgagcgggaggtcgtgggttcgaaccctggccgggtcatacctaagactttaaaattggcaatttagtggctgctccgcctgacgtctggcattatggtgtTACAAATtgtagtgctaggactggttggtccggtgtcagaataatgtgactgggtgagacatgaagcctgtgctgcgacttctgtcttttgtgtggcgcacgttaaatgtcaaagcagcaccgccctgatatcacccttcgtggtcggctgggcgttaagcaaacaaacaaacaaaaaggtcTATAAAGGGGGTTCCAATGTACTATTGCCCCTCACACTTTTTCATTATGCCTATGTTCACAaaatctgtaaatgtacctccattgtAAGGCCTGATTTTAATATTTAAATGATTTTTGATGGACTTAAATGGGGTGTATGACCGTGGGAAGACAATTTGAGCAGTGGTTAAACACATGATCCAGTAAAGACAAATTCATTGTAACTCTAAGGCAATGTTTCCAACTGGTAATAACCATAATGACTCACTAGCATGCGGACATTGTGCGCTTGTTGCATAAAACTCGGAACCTTTCACACAGAACAAGGCGAGGTATTGCTTGCTGGGTGTGTACAACCTGAAAGCAACAAAGAGATTGGCATTAAATTACTGATTTAGTGCAGATATCGAGATCTAAGGCATTGAAATTGAAGCACAGTATTAGAAAAAAGGTCACAGATGTCATTCTAACTTCATCTTtgttttgaaaacatgcaggtCAGTTAGATGTATATGATATATTTATACATGTTATAATCATTCATTGTTACAAATCTGCATGATGTATGTGCAGTTCTTGCCTGTAAGggtaaaacacacacagttcGACCGACTCAACTTTTTTCTGCAAagctacaaagagaaaaagaagcaCATGTCATGATATAAATGATACAACAGTCGGAATAGAAGGAAATCGCTGTTCAACACTGTTAACTTACCTTCGACACTGTTGACCTTTCAGCTCTTCAACAGTTCCCACCTCAAACCAGCTGAGAGACTCATCTGTGTCAGACATTGTTAAGTTTGAAGTTTCTAGGTTCTTACTGATTTTAAGCTTGAATCAGAATGAACACCTAGAAATCACTGCACCTGTTGATGTctgcaaaaataaacaaacaaaatgtttacaatTTAGTTACCCCGGCAACCTAGCTTTGGGCATGCAGCTAGAAGAGAAAGAAGCGGACATTGTATACTCTGCAATAACCTTAAACACAAACACTAAGTCACAAACATTTaagtcactcacacacacacacacacttcaaaaaAGAAGCATACAATGATACACACACATCTGCTAGGACAGTACCACACAATACTGTGCAGTTTAAAGTGACGCAACTGATTCCTCAAGCATTCAGTCTTGCAAGAGGATCGCACCAACACAGGTTAACAAACCAACTTAAGTTGCCCTTGCATCTGCACTGACTAATCAGTGACACAGAAGGGGTCTAGTTCAGTATTCAATCTAAAGTGGGTGTTTTTCATGCAGGTGGACTGTCTCCATGCATGCAGATACTTTTTTCTGTATGATTTAttgattttaaacaaggaatAAATCTGCGTTGAGTTCCTGGTGGTTTTCTCGGATCTTGTTGGAGGTCTGCTGGTGATCGTTTGCTACACCCTAAGTTTTtgtccctttttttttaaatttagaaaTGTCCTGACACAAACATTCAATCACCACCAGGAACTCCACCCAATTATACAGAAATAACACACCTACAGATAGTCCACCCACAGGAAATGCATCCACTTTATTAGGGTCGAATAAGACCCCTTCTAGCTTAATGATAGCCAAACGGAACAAAAACAAACGAACATTAATGACAGTGATCAGTAAAGGATGGTGTCCTtgttttttcgtttttgtttttttaaagtggTCTGACACATATATCAAATACTTCTACTAATGGTGATAATTATATAATATGAAGAAGAGGCGAGGTCGGTCCATTTAACATGAAGCAAACGCCTTTCTTCTGTCGCCTTTGTCTTCGCATAGTTACATAGCAAATTTAAATAAGTCCCCCGGCGTAAAGTGCGGTGAAAAGAAGACTTTCCAAGTACAGTTAATCCCCGGTTTCTCCCTAAAGTCACGTTTTGCACCTTATGATCCTCCGCTAGCTGTCGTCAGCTAAATACAACAGCTGCATGGCCGCTTGGATTTCACAGGGAAGCGAACACAATCGACGCGATAATCGCTGGTACTCAGGGCGCCATTTGTAAACAGATCTGCAGGGGAAGTCACTTGAAAGCAAGAGAGGAGCAAAGATAGCAGAGTTATCGAACTTCCAACACCAGACCGCTGCTTCGGTGGCACTTGACACGCTCGGTCTGCACTCtgggggaagggctcctaatatggaccactttttgtctcatgctgataactagcttgtttttttgcggagaagtttcattttgtgtctggtagtccttctctcttatgttaaccgttaggcctagtTAGAGCGAgttagctttgatagatattcagcaaaaattaaatatagaaaaaatcacaaatggtccttGGCGCTCAattatggaccagtgaagaggcTTTCACGAATAACTGTTTAAGGTCccaatacttcaaaataacatgatacaacttagtgtgcaagtcataCTATTTAAAATAtcctttagatttatctgtagTTCTGCCGTCCAgattgatgagagcattatttgaagcacaccaggaaactaaagaagcttatcaaaaccggagtgaaaataagtgaaattatcaactaccACGAAAAGACTATTTGGTatctttttttgaaatctcgagggctagttataggttattttcagcaagccggcttcttaatgaattaatgaaaatagcctttagcttttattttatttaatttgttGAAGGTCGTACATATtagggacacacacatactttgatattttgctattattttttgtttgccaaactcggggtcaacactgctaaaatgtaacaaatacggtcttagctgacagatatatatatagcaatGTTTGTGTGATAACATCTTTGGCTGTgcggacagaaacgagtccgttttaggcgtcaaatttagagtcaGTGAACGCTGCCAGAAGTGGAAAAActtgaaaagagaaaaagcctaacggttttgaggtttgtgttctacatctgttttgacatgtgcaagttatccagagagggtgaatacagcgaatgaaattgttttgagcgctctagcaccattagtttgtcagaacaggaggtggtccatacttaggagcccttcccctatataattatatatatgcgtgtgtgtgtgtgtgtgtgtgtgtgtgtgtgtgcgatgtaCGGACGGTGTGTCAAGTTGTGTGGCGTGCGTGTGTCATCGTGTGTGTATTGCTGCTGTGAGTACTCACGGCTTTCACTGTGAAGCAAAACCGATGTATACGGCTGACGGGGGCGGGGGGCCCTTTAACACATTTAACAGTTCAAACCGTAGGCGCGCAGCTTGCCCGACTGAGACTGCTAAAGGGCAGATTATACCTgagcagtttcagcggcactgcctattatttatgccgcgatagggattatgacgagtacttggcctgttttcctttcgtGCAACGCcagtgtagcgggctgggataatatgcagtgcgtcgtcggctgtcctgctgaagttacatacaTGTGTGAGCCGGAGCccctaagggggggggggggggggggggggatacccGGCGCTAATGGTGCGGTCCTTTCCGTATAACGGCGAGTCATTCGAGTCGATCTCAGATtcgtccaggcttttacattatataggacaatccctccacttgaacacacaccaTAAGTCAACACCCTAAAATCTTCTAGTGAAAAtgcttttaaaattaatttcacTGCGCCGGATTGCCATTATTATCAGTTTAAAATAAATTAGTCCAAAAATTCCCGCCCTGCACTGAAAGCGACTAGACAGCTGATTTGCTGGGTATGTGGTCCAAGTGGAAGGAGGGTCTCATTCCATGTAAAGGCAGATCCGAGATTGTGACCCGTATCGTTCACACGGAAAGGACTGTGTCAAAGAATGAAGCCGAGGTACACGAACCAAAAGTGGGTACCACCTAAACGGGAAAGAaaaccgcgggttctgattcgttgaaaatCACAACAAATGATTTTAGTtttaaccaatccaacactgcggttGGCTCCCGTTTTGGTGGTCACTTTCtcgtgcatctcagcccagGACACAATGAAGGAACTTGGTCCCTCATCAATCCCATTTAGAGCTTGTAAATCTTTGTCATATTTCTGATACTACGCAGGCACATCTCCAGTACAGCGAGCACACTTGCATGTTACAGggacccgtcgcgatataaccttcgtggttgaaaacgacgttaaacgccaaataaagaaagaaagatgtcacagggaggagggggcggcggggggggggtgggggggggggtgggtggtcaTTGGTGCGATGATGGTGGTACTGTATTAGTGGGGTAAGGGGTCAAATAgaaggctaggggggggggggggggggggttaaggttGGGATAGTATTATGTAGAGAGAATgaattaaaggcagagtaagcctcccgtaaaccatcacagatacggtcaggcttttacacacagtacaaacaccatttcatttaaacactcaccaattgagaacatcctaggtgccctccgtaaagagcgaacaattttcaaagaatttatttttgcgtggtttatcttactcctgagccatcgtgaacccgtgtgatccagttttcccttttcacaatacagtcgtcatagttagtcatttgaatgcgactcgacgtgagattatctacaatagcacgttttttttatgcacgaaacaacggctgtggttcacaagaactctagcgatggcttttgactgtttaagaggaacggcgatttgcactgataaaccggccgtcgtctgctacgacccttgcgtgaccctgcttccgggcttttcttttttttaaactttcacaacttcgaattgttctgatcttgtcttgatgaaaaacgaattcttttatgattaaaagaatgtttgtgtaacaagctgtcaatttattatttagattttaaaagttaggtctagcgcaaaaacgaggcgccgttgttgttaacggaacaagtctacgaaaataaattctttgaaaatgtctcacgctcgacagaaagcagccaggatgttcccgttcggtgagcgttcaaatggaagtatgcttgtactgtatttagacgctcggggagctctgtgatggtttacgggaggcttactgtgcctttaagcccaTGGGAGGAAGGTACGAAGGAGTTGAATTGATGAAGGGTATTGTATGAAGGTGAAGAGACGTCACgtgttacgtgtgtgtgcgtgcgtgtgcgtgcttgtAGGTGTGAGTTTTTGATGTCTTTTAGACTTTGGTGGAGATGGCCGATTTTCTtttgctgggggtatgcagtgctaTTTTTCTGGTGGACGATTGAactctacttaattattattattagtataaTCATTGTACGCAACAGTCATAGCGGACAGTGCACGTGGCCTTAGCCGCTGTCTGTGTcattgtgtgagtgcgtgcgtcagtgcatgcctctgagagagagagagagagagagagagagagagagagagagagagagagagagagagagagagagagagtgtgtgtgagagaaaaaagaaaacgaatCTGAAGTTTTGTTtgacagtgtgtctgtgtgtctatataCGTGTGtgcggcatgtgtgtgtgtgtgtgtgtgtgtgtgtgtgtgtctgtgtgtgcgtctatacgtgtgtgtgtctgtgtctaagtgtgtgtgtgagaagaaAAAGCATCTGCTTGCAAAAGTTTTGTTTGACAGAAAACTTTGAAGACGAAAAGGAACGTGTGATGTAGATGACTAGACTGCATCAGCCAGGGAGATTGGATGGGCTTGCATGCGGTCAATCTGTGCACGCTCTTTTAACAtccagatctattttatttgctTAGTACACACTTTCCAACCCAAAactcaaaaccaaacgcttcgtTCCCAATAAACCTATCGTACCGTGCAAATATTACACGCTGCCCAAAGATTAATCTCGTAAAAGTGTTCACGTAAAGCGATCATGCAGATATGAATTATATCAGCTACCGTCATCGTTATAGCTGCTGGTGCAACCTTTTGCATTCATGATAGTGAATGTAGATGGAGTAAAAGAAAAACTGAAAAGAATCAGAAAAACGAGGATACTGTCTTGCGTGCACAAAAATtaacataacaagtcgcgtaaggcgaaattaccacatttagtcaagctgtggaactcaaagaatgaaactgaacgcactgcattttttttttgtacaatgaccgtagtccgcttgtgcaaaacggagtgaaactgacgagcctgtttagcgcggtagtggtttcgctgtgctgcatagcacgcttttctgtgcctctcttcgttttaactttctgagcgtgtttttaatccaaacatatcatatctatatgtttttggaatcaggaaccgacaaggaataagatgaaattgtttttaaatcgatttcggaaatttaattttgattaattctaaaaaggaaggaagtaaggaatacataaataaataaataaaaagcaagACGAatatatataccgagcaacaaaagaaacgcgaattatTTTTCgatattttgattttaaaaaacGCAGTTAAATCTGAGTGACAATGTTTGGGATATGAGATGCCCTATGCAGTCGCGTGTAACAAAGCTGTTGTGTGAATATTTTCCCATTGCTGCTGTCTCAACGCACGGGACAAGCAGTTTCCACGTGAAACACATGATGCGCGCTTACAGCACGTGCAAGCGGAGTAGGGGAAACctcatgtgtgagatgtgttcactgatgcattagtaataaaaagagaccatggcacgcttactgccagtctaacttttgacagagtcaagatgccaagattgacaccagaaCAACGCGAGAGGGCAGTGGGTCGATTATCGGCTGGTGATGACCAAGAAGCGGTAGCAGTCGCTTTCAATGTGCATCTGTCAACAGTATATCGCCTTCAGCAACGTTTTGTCAACACTGGAAGCACTGCTGATACACAACGAAGTGGAAGACCTCGCGTTACCACACAGAGACAAGATCGCCAGATCCTGCGTCATCATTTGAGAAACCGATTCCatacagccaatgaaacagCCAGGAACACCGCCGGTAACCACCAGAGACCCATCAGTGGCCAGACAGTACGCCGAAGACTtgctgagcgagacctccaacaCTGCCGTCCAGCTAGAGGACCAGTCCTCCCTCAAAGACATCGCATGGCGCGCCAGCAGTGAGCCCAGGATCACATCAACTGGAACTGGAGACAATGGCGAAACATTCTGTTCACCGATGAGAGCCGTTACTGCATTAGTCATGTTGATGGACGTGTCAGAGTGTGGCGAAGAAGAGGTGAACGCTATGCTGGTGACTGCGTCATGGAACACAATGCCCAGGGTGGACCAAACGTCATGGTCTGGGGTGGAATCGGCCTCAACCAATCCCTGGGACCTGTGTTTTTCAACAATCTTGGTCCTGGTCGGGTAAACGGCATCACAGCACAGCGTTATATTGACCAGCTCCTATACAGCCTCATGTTGTGCCCTTTTTCCAGGCGCGCAGAAACTGTGTTCTGCAGCAAGataacgctcgcccgcacacagccagGGTCACCCAGGCCTTCCCGCAGCACAATAATATCGACATCATGGCCTGGCCCGCCCTCAGCCCAGATATAGATTTGAATCCCATTGAACATTTCTGGGACCAACTTCAAAGAAAGCTCAACCAGTTACGCCCATGACCAAGAACTGCCGCAGAACTGCGTCAGGCCCTTGTCCATGCCTGGTGCAACATCCCGAGAGACGCCATCAACCGACTCATCCACTCCatggcccgtatgcatgaactagaaggaagaaacactggaagtagaggtcTCTTTttgaagtgggaactcccgaagttaacttccttactgttcactatgcatgaactgacttcaACGCCGAAGTAGTGACATCGAGAGTataaaggtcaaggtcgcggAAATTGAGGGAATCCCTagtaatacgcatgcgcacgtttctgtaaacatggcagtcaacagaaaaggcaaggcacgtgtgcccgAAATGAAAGTAGCTACGGAGGGACGTTCTGCATCATTTACTGACAGTGAAATTGCTGTGCTGTTGACAGAAGTTTTTAACAAAAGAAATATTATTCTGAGCAAATGTCAGAGCAGCCTTAATTACTACAAAACATAAAGACACTGTCTGTGTATATATAGCAGACCAAGTGCGCGTGAAATGGCGCGACCTAAAAATAAACGTACACGTGCAGGACTTATCGGCGATGGCGACAGGGGGTGggccaccatctctctctctctctcagtctctctctcagtctctctctgtctcaatcCTCCACAGTATGGGGACTACAGAACCAGTTAAACCTTCTCTTCGAGTCCTCTCAAAGACTAGGACTAAAAGTAAACACTGAAAAGACCAAGGTGGTAGTTTTTCGCAAAGGTGGCCACCTGTCAGCAAGGGAAAAATGGACTTTGGGAAATGAGAAAGTGGAGGTTGTTGGAAAATACAAGTACCTGGGACTAAACTTTTCAACAATGCTAAGTTATAATATTGGTACTGAGGACTTCGTATGCAGGGCGAAGAAAGGCACTATTGAAATTCTCAAGGCCCTTAAAACCAATGGGTGTCATTCGTGCACGTATTCTTTAAGTTGTTCGATACACAGATCGTTCCATCATTATTGTATGCAGCAGAAATATGGCCAGTGATAGGGGCACCAGAACAATAAACAGATTGAGAAAGTTCACCCCTTTGCCTGTAAGTTGTTTATTAACGTACCCCCGTCGACCCCCATCGATACGATATACGGCGAGCAAGGAAGATATCCACTTTACGTTGATGCTGCTGCAAAAtgggggtcggcccgctattacgcgggccgctattgcgcggggccgctattgcgcgaatctttagggttagggttagggttagggttagattcgcgcaattgtagtatgcgttggaggtttcttttggatgggtaaggacccttaaagaagcgatatcgtcgtatattGATGTTAAGTGAGAGACCCTGCAAATTaacattgaaagtgggaacttcggaagcaaagttgccagctactcggtatgcaagagctaaattgaaagccgaagtagtggcttcgagagttctgaggtcaaggtcgaggaaattgggggaatcccaattagtgcgcatgcgtttgtaaacggcaggcttggtgaccagaggaaacaaatctcatcgcgagttcgcaaatgggcgaacgttgatcgcgctgtagcttttactatggTTGTTACTTCTGACTGGTTgcacgaaagggtcggttcaaagctgtgataattgtcttgaaattgaatgactgtctataataatgattttgttgaccagaatgttggggagaataaaacattttttgtttatgtggtagcgaagtcggttatgttaaacttttttttttaatgattgtgtatcggtaaaactgttttggacaaaataggttggtttgagcgaacgtttgggttactggtaaatttgaaaaggcagaaatcaatcagtgtttggcctttggggaatcaagatataaggtgtagtaaaaagaagataagttcagtgactttcatattaattgggaaaatgtgtgtccgaatttttacaaaagataaattgttgtacttgggtatttgtaaattatgtttgtcctcgttaattgtgaacaggatgtatgtttatataaagttgaaagtcaagattggatttgtttagcctacgcgcgtgtgtgcatgtgtgttcgacatagacatagacatactTGGCCAAACAAattttgcaacaaatttcaaacccaaattaaagcattaatccccgtgtca from Littorina saxatilis isolate snail1 linkage group LG7, US_GU_Lsax_2.0, whole genome shotgun sequence carries:
- the LOC138971445 gene encoding 3-phenylpropionate/cinnamic acid dioxygenase ferredoxin subunit-like, yielding MSDTDESLSWFEVGTVEELKGQQCRRLYTPSKQYLALFCVKGSEFYATSAQCPHASGPLDQGDIEDMGNDTYLLTCPSHFYRFDLKTGVSTTGLKLKTYPTEVRDGKVFVKAPELVSIKSIKPLT